Below is a window of Desulfosoma sp. DNA.
TGGACTTTAAGAACATCCCTTTCCGTGAAAATACCCACGGGACGTTCTCGATCCATGACGATCAGGGCGCTGATACGACGCGAGGTCATCTCGTCGATGGCCCTTTCCACCGTTTCCCCGACATCGATCGTGTAGACTTCAAATCCCTTGCCGGCTAACAGGTCCTGCACTTTCACAGAAAACTCCACCGTTTCCTTTTGAAAAAGGCCTCTCATGGCCGGCCTTCGGGCCCAACCTTTTCACTCGTCAAGAACACGAAGGCAATCCTGAGGAAACCGGTGGGTGCCCTTGTCATCCAAGCTCACTTCCACCAGAGCCGTGGGATCGTTCTTGCTCGTGTCCGGATCCGTGATCACACCACGGGCGCCTACATACTGGTCCATGTACGGTTCCCAACTTTCGTCCTCGGACTTTCTGTATATCTCTACCCTTTGTCCTCGACGAAACGTCATAAAGCACCTCCTTTTGTCTGCGGTTGCTGCCGTTGTCGAAAAAATCCAAAAGGCTTGATAGGACAGCCGAGCCGCAATCTTTTTGTGTCTTTCAAGCGCCCGGAGGTGTTATTTCCGCATGGCTGCTGGCAGCCTTTTTGCGGGCACATTCCAGGCACCATCGGTGCCCTCGAACAACAGACGCTAAATGGTTCATGCGCTTCATGATGAAGTCATGATACCTTTCCGGCCCCAAAACATTTCCGCATTCTTCACAATATTCCAGTTTGAGCTGGTTGAGAACCGTGCCGCAAATAGAAAGAACGCGTGTACCGTCCTTATCCTCAATCTGCATGGCGTCATTCGGGCAATGGGTAGCGCAAGCGCCACACGCGATGCACTTTTCCGCCGTCACTCGAAAATCCGTCCCCGTCGGCTGCTCCAAGTCCACATACCCTAGTTTCAGGGCGTCGATTTTCATCTTATCCCGGCAGATCTCCACGCACAGCCCGCATCGTCGACAGACGTCACAACGCAAGCACCGTAAAGCTTCGTCTCTTGCCTCCTGTTCCGAAAGCCCGAGCTCCACCTGCTGAAACGTGATGCGCCGGCGGTCCGTATTCAGTTCAGCCATTCTTGGTCGTTCCAGACGCATCTTTTTGGATGCAGAAACCTTTAGGAAAGGCAAGCGGCGACGACGTACAGGCACCGGGGGCATCTTTGGTTGAGGAAGCCCTTGAAGGTAACGATCGATGGCATCAGCGGCCACCTTACCCATCCCGATGGCTTCGATGACCGTCGCCGGTCCCGTGACCACGTCTCCCGCGGCAAAAACACCTTCCTCAGTGGTTTCCATGGTGGCCGTGTTCGTCTTGATCGTGCCACGTTTCGACCAGGCCAGACGATCCAGGCGATCCAAACCTTCGGGATTGATCACTTGACCGATGGCGGCAATGACACAATCCACATCCAGTTCATGATCACTTCCTTCCACCGGAACCGGTCGCCTTCGTCCGCTGGGGTCCGGTTCCCCCAGTTCGGCACGCAGACAACGCAACGCCGTCACCCGCCCATCCTTGCCCTTGATTTCCACCGGAATGGTAAGAAACTGAAACTGAACCCCTTCCTCTTCCGCCTGCCGCACTTCTACTTCATGGGCCGGCATTTCGGAACGCGTCCTTCGATAAAGCAAGGTGACGGACTCACAACCCAATCGAATGCAGGTTCGAGCCGCATCAATGGCCACATTGCCGCCCCCAATCACGGCCACCTTTTTCCCCGGCGCATGCCGCTCGCCTAAGGCCACTTGGCGCAAAAAGTCCACGGCGCTGATAACTTGAGGGTAATCGTCTTCCCCGGAAATCATAAGCTTGTAGGAACTGTGAGCCCCGATGGCGATGAGAAAAGCTTCATAACCTTCCGCTCGTAATTGTTCGATGGTGACATCTTTGCCAAGGCGAGTGTTCAGCCGAATTTCCACGCCCAAATCCTCGATCATCGCCACTTCCCGATCAATCACCTCTCGAGGCAAGCGGAACCGAGGAATTCCAACCATCATCATGCCCCCGGCCACAGGCAAAGCCTCAATGACCGTGACATGATAGCCTTTGAGGCGCAAGAAATAAGCAGCCGTCAGACCCGCCGGACCGGCTCCCACCACACAAACTTTTCGGCCGTTCAACGGAGGGGCTGGCGGATTTACGTACTCCATACGAGACATGGCCCGTTCGGCCGCGTAACCCTTCAGATCCCTGATGGCAATGGGCTTGTCCACGCGACCTCGCACACACATGAATTCACAGGGATGCGTGCACACCAAGCCGCACACCCAGGGAAAAGGATTATCCTCGCGAATGATACTGATGGCCTCCGCTTCCCGGCCCATGCCAATGAGGGTCACATAGCTTGGAACGTCCAATCCGGCAGGACACGCCATTTGGCAAGGAGCAGGAGCCAATTTCACGCAGTCGCCCGTGGCGCAATTGTGCGTCTCGATATGGCTGACGAAAACTTCTTCGTATTCCGCCAAAGTCTTCAACAGGAACGTGCCGGCTTCCACGGTCTTGGCATCGGGCCCTTTGGATGCAAGGGCTTCGCCCAAAGATCGTAAAGCACTCACATGCTCATGCCCGCCTCGCCCCCAAGCTATGTCTTCCAAAAGAAGAAAAATTTCCTCCGCCACGTGACGAAACCGCGGCGTGGTAATGGCCTCCGTGGCAAGAATTTCTTGAAAATGCCGACGGCACTCACTGACCGGACATGCTGAAAGCGTCATACGTTATGACCTCGGAGTCGTGAAATCATGCATAGATCTTCACTAAAAAGCGGCCTTGGTAGCCGGGTGTGTCCATCTTGCGCCCCACCAAGATCCCTCTTGAAGGCTTTATGGGAACTCGTAATGCCACGACATTTCTACCATTTTTCAAAGGATGGGCAAGGCGGCGCCTCGCCCCTACAAGTCTAAAGACTGCGTTTTTTTAAGAAACATAAGCTTTCGGCCCGCTCATTGTGCGAGCGGGCAGACCCGCGCTTTCGGGAAAAATCCGTTCGTTCTCGAGAAAGCTTTTAGTCCAGAGGCGAAAGAGCCTTGGCGTGGCGTTCCC
It encodes the following:
- a CDS encoding NAD(P)-binding protein, which gives rise to MTLSACPVSECRRHFQEILATEAITTPRFRHVAEEIFLLLEDIAWGRGGHEHVSALRSLGEALASKGPDAKTVEAGTFLLKTLAEYEEVFVSHIETHNCATGDCVKLAPAPCQMACPAGLDVPSYVTLIGMGREAEAISIIREDNPFPWVCGLVCTHPCEFMCVRGRVDKPIAIRDLKGYAAERAMSRMEYVNPPAPPLNGRKVCVVGAGPAGLTAAYFLRLKGYHVTVIEALPVAGGMMMVGIPRFRLPREVIDREVAMIEDLGVEIRLNTRLGKDVTIEQLRAEGYEAFLIAIGAHSSYKLMISGEDDYPQVISAVDFLRQVALGERHAPGKKVAVIGGGNVAIDAARTCIRLGCESVTLLYRRTRSEMPAHEVEVRQAEEEGVQFQFLTIPVEIKGKDGRVTALRCLRAELGEPDPSGRRRPVPVEGSDHELDVDCVIAAIGQVINPEGLDRLDRLAWSKRGTIKTNTATMETTEEGVFAAGDVVTGPATVIEAIGMGKVAADAIDRYLQGLPQPKMPPVPVRRRRLPFLKVSASKKMRLERPRMAELNTDRRRITFQQVELGLSEQEARDEALRCLRCDVCRRCGLCVEICRDKMKIDALKLGYVDLEQPTGTDFRVTAEKCIACGACATHCPNDAMQIEDKDGTRVLSICGTVLNQLKLEYCEECGNVLGPERYHDFIMKRMNHLASVVRGHRWCLECARKKAASSHAEITPPGA